The nucleotide sequence TAGAGAACAAATTTCTAAAAGCATAACTTACTATAACAGTTATGTCAAGAAATAATTCAACCTGAGCTTTGAACATGTTTCGTTACATGAAATTTCTTGACTTTACTCAAAGTAAAGTCAAGCGAATACTATATCAAAACTCTAAACTTGTGTAGCTTATACATGCAAACCATTGAACTAGTGTCCCAACTTGCAGGCATGTAGGTTATGCATTCAAAGAAATAACAAAAACACTTGCATCCTcatcacaaaatttcaacaaccatGATTTAAGGGGCTGCTCGATTCCAAATATTTAATATTGTGAGCTGAGGATTTATGGAATTACCTGTAATGTGCATAGGTAACTACACACCAATTATGAATGGTATgtgaagtaatacactcctggaaatggaaaaaagaacacattgacaccagtgtgtcagacccaccatacttgctccggacactgcgagagggctgtacaagcaatgatcacacgcacggcacagcggacacaccaggaaccgcggtgttggccgtcgaatggcgctagctgcgcagcatttgtgcaccgccgccgtcagtgtcagccagtttgccgtggcatacggagctccatcgcagtctttaacactggtagcatgccgcgacagcgtggatgtgaaccgtatgtgcagttgacggactttgagtgagggcgtatagtgggcatgcgggaggccgggtggacgtaccaccgaattgctcaacacgtggggcgttgaggtctccacagtacatcgatgttgtcgccagtggtcggcggaaggtgcacgtgcccgtcgacctgggaccggaccgcagcaacgcacggatgcacgccaagaccgtaggatcctacgcagtgccgtaggggaccgcaccgccacttcccagcaaattagggacactgttgctcctggggtatcggcgaggaccattcgcaaccgtctccatgaagctgggctacggtcccgcacaccgttaggccgtcttccgctcacgccccaacatcgtgcagcccgcctccagtggtgtcgcgacaggcgtgaatggagggacaaatggagacgtgtcgtcttcagcgatgagagtcgcttctgccttggtgccaatgatggtcgtatgcgtgtttggcgccgtgcaggtgagcgccacaatcaggactgcatacgaccgaggcacacagggccaacacccggcatcatggtgtggggagcgatctcctacactggccgtacaccactggtgatcatcgaggggacactgaatagtgcacggtacatccaaaccatcatcgaacccatcgttctaccattcctagaccggcaagggaaattgctgttccaacaggacaatgcacgtccgcatgtatcccgtgccacccaacatgctctagaaggtgtaagtcaactaccctggccagcaagatctccggatctgtcccccattgagcatgtttgggactggatgaagcgttgtctcacgcggtctgcacgtccagcacgaacgctggtccaactgaggcgccaggtggaaatggcatggcaagccgttccacaggactacatccagcatctctacgatcgtctccatgggagaatagcagcctgcattgctgcaaaaggtggatatacactgtaatagtgccgacattgtgcatgctctgttgcctgtgtctatgtgcctgtggttctgtcagtgtgaatatgtgatgtatctgaccccaggaatgtgtcaataaagtttccccttcctgggtcaatgaattcacggtgttcttatttcaatttccaggagtgtagattgggaaccacttggcatggaatgaatGAAATACCTGTATGTCCTTTGCTGCTTTTTAGGAATGCTTaacacacaccttttttttttagcAAATGTTTTTGCTGTTTGTCTTTGACATCTTAAAATTCTCATGTGTTGGGGGCTGTTACTGGACAAACTTACTTTTTTTGCCTTTCTTCATCCCATACAAGCAGTTTATCATAGTCTAAATGACTCAAATGTTTGTTTCTTAGTTTGTACTAATTTATTAAACTGGCTTgctaaataaaatttctgtcaaaTCACCTTGTTCTCTATTACGGtaggttttaattaattttatagttgCTTGTTGGTTAAAAAAATCTTAGAAAAGGCACAATACACACAAAGCATTTTCTGTATCTTTTTTTTACCTTTAGAATTATTTTTGTTGCAGGATCTGACATACTTCACAAAGAAGGAGGTTTTGTAGTAAGTACAGccatatttttaaataatgtttatgGTTAAACATCAGTTCCCTCTACCGATTGCTTCTCAGatcagaagcagtgatggaaaataatctctctctctctctctctctctctctctctctctctctctctctctctctctctctctctctcgcacacacacctACGCATCTACCTTCTCAAGTTCCATAATTCCTTACCGTTATTGAAATTCTCATTGCATTAAGCTAAAATTTTACTTCAGGTGTTAATAACATGCATCTTTGtcattattgttttttatttgcagtgctcATCAGAAATTTAAATCCCTTGCTCCAGAGAAAGTTGGCCATAATAAGAATGCAAAGTTACCAATGAGTAAAATTTTGCAGTATCCAGAGTTGAGAGTTAATCCATTTGGTGATAGAATTTGTCGAATATTTAGTTCAAGTCATGATGGTGATTGTACTTTTGAGGATTTTCTTGATATGATGTCTGTATTTAGCGATGAAGCTCCAAAGGCTGTAAAGGCAGAGCATGCCTTTCGCATATTTGGTAAGTGATTTTTCTCTTAAGTGTAACTTGCCTCTAATACATCATTTATAGAAATGTAGCATGTCAGATAGCAACACAGATTAGTGTGCTTCAATTTATGCTTAAGACTACTGTTATTAATGTAGTAGTTCTGCAGAGAAATTCACATATGTGAAAACACGGATGTGGGACTTGTGACCATATGATTGAAACTGTGACCTGAATCATTGAATTAATGACAGTGACTGCATGCATCCATGTGAGGTTTTTCAAAACAGTTTCCCATTTTGACAGAAGAAAGAataagtgacatgtgaaaaagtgaAGCATCCTTCACATATATAAAATTTTGCAAGGGATGACTTGAGTGTAGGAATCGCTGAAAAAACTCAGATCTGAAATTTGAAGTCCATTCATAAACAGTCAGTGGCATATAAAGCTTATTGACATCAAACTCCAGTTGCTAATTACTTTGTAGTTTTATTCACATAACTGGTTTTCGAACATTTATGTCATTCTCAAGTGCTTATTATAATACTGTGGCTGTCCTTGGCATAAACACTTTCTACATGTGGGAGTGACTTGTAACTGAATGTGTGAATAAAACAAAAAGATGATTGGCAGTTGGGACATTTAATAACAAGAACGTGCAATCTACACTTACAGATCTCATGCGCATTGAGTAGTGGCAGCTCAACCCTTCTTATTCTGAACTTCAACTCAGCTGTTTTACCAGAGTGCATAAAACCTGAATTGTTTTGTCTTAAAGTATAACATTGTCTCCAGTTCCATGAGATGCTTTTCTACTGTGATAAACTCCCATGCCAGGAAGGGACGTAATGAATGTCAACATGTATAGAGCAGATAATGTAGAATGTgtagatttctttctttctttcattttttttaagtcATGATATTCTGTTTTCTGCTCCAGTTTTTGTCAGTGTTGAGTTTTGTGACCAGAAACACATTCTCAAACAGTATTCATCTACATATAAACTAGCAAATGGTGATGATACGAATACCTGCAGCTGTAAATGCAACTGTAAATCAGTCAGTACAAGCAGTTTCTGTACAAAGAACTAAGCAAAAATTCAGCAGTAGCATAACTTCCCTACTCCAGTGATACCTAAATGGATTTAGGACTTATTTGGAAGAAGTCCTTGACACAGGTGAGTCCCAAGTGCTCTTCTTACTAAGAAACTCTTGTTAGGAGCTGTAGCTTCCACAGAAGACCTCATTGTGGTTCGGACTATGGTGTTGTAGGCATTTTTGTCAAGTATGAACACCATTCTTCTCCTCTTCCTGTTGGCACCAGTATGCAAACTTTAAGCATAACCATGCAATTGTTACATGAGATAACCATATGCTTCTTATACGTACCCACTAATGAGACCCAAGCAACATTCTCAGAAACCTTACCAGATCTCTCTTCCTCAACTCTTCCTGTTTGGGGGTTGTAATACCACGTGCCCCTGAATAGAGCTGCAGTGTCTTATGCAGGCAAAAGCTTTGTCTTCCAAACATGGCTTTACCAAGTACTTCAGCACTGCTGCTGGAACGGAACGTTCAACACCATTGGTCTCGTGATATGCTCTCCAGCCCTTGCAGACACTGCTCAGTGGGATGTAGTCATAAATTTACAATCTGGTAACAATTTTCCTGTATAGCAGATCGAGCAGTGCCTCAAAAAAGCAATGGAAATGATTGCTTAGCCAGACTAACTATACCGTGTACAGCCAGTGGACTATATGTGAATTAGCCAGACTAACTATACCGTGTACAGCCAGTGGACTATATGTGAACATTGTGATGGTGTCCATGAATGGATGATCACATTTTGATAAATATGTTCCATTAAACCATTATAGCATCCATTTCCAAAGTCTTCACACCACACATTAAGACTAACAGTCCACTGGTTGAGTGAGGAGTGTCCTTTATGAACAGTAGTTGACATGCAGCTCTGTGAAGGTCCAAATTCTGACCTACTGCAGAGCCTATCAGACACTGATATGCAGATACTGCCAAATTATAAGCAAGAGCAAGAATAGATAATGTCACAGATTCCTGAACATGGTAAATCATTTCACAGAGTGCATCTTTGTTAGAAGACAATCAAGAGTATTTTCAGAAGAGGTTTGCAGTTAGAGATGTAATTCATGACACATGCCCAGCAGACATTGCTCATGTAATGCAGAACATTTCACAAAAGTGACCACTATAGCCAGTCATGAAACAGCCTTCTGTCATCACAAAGTTGCTGCACGAAGGGCAGGTGGAACTTTCGTTCCTGCAAAAAAACTTAGTTACCCCTTTGCAATGTGTGGGTTAGATATAGCACGATGAATGGCTTATGGCACTGGTTCACAATAAGGTCTGTTACACCATGTTGCAGTACCTCAGGGAAATGCAATGTTAATCCGTTCTGTTGTGTTGAACCAAATTTGGAGGTCAGATGACTTCCCCAACTCTTGGAGATGTTCAATCCTAATATCGTCCTAAAAGCAGAAAACAACCATACTTGTGTGAGTGGTTGTTGTAGGGTTGCTGTAACAAGCTGCACGAAAATGCCTTCAGGTTTATGGTGACTAGCTGCCTTGTCTGGGTTCTTGAATCGAGACAACTCATTGGTTGCTTCCAGTGCAGATCCAGGAAACTTCATTCAAACATTGATAATACAGAAGAAATTCTTACACAAAATAAGTCCGGACTTGTGGTGTTGTGAAGTGTTCTCTAAATTGTAGACTGTTGACAGTACAATATAACAGTGTGGATGCCCAAGCTGTCAACTATCCATGCCTGCTGTGGAGTAGATGCCTGCCCTTTTTGGGGCACCAGGACACTGGGGAATGGCTATCAAGCCAGATGGTGATTACTTACGGTGCAGCTTGAATATGGATAGTAGAGAAAAACTAGTAGAGATTCCTGATTAAATTAGACCACTACCTAATAAATCAAGATACAGATGCATTTTAGTGCCACCCACAGCACAATTCCTACTCTCACGAGAGCTCCTAAACTATTTTGTGATCGTGTGAGTGATGAGCATGGGCCCCCAACTCATTTCTTCTTATCCATTAATTGTGCATGACCTTACCACTACATTAGGTTGCTGATAACAGCAGTACGCTTGTTAAAGCTGAGCCCACGAGCAGAGGTTTTGCTCTTGTTTACCACACAGATGGGCAACGATATTACGCATGCTTCGTGGCCACACGCGCTAGAAGTGGACACACAAGTGTGAAATGTTCGGGCTGGATGTCTTACATGGGTGCAGAAACCTTAGAGAGTAACCAAGGCAAGTTCAGTTCAGCATGCTATGAACattttcttgaaaatgtaatcatccaCGGACCTCGACTTTGGTACCCTGAATGACGTCTCACTTACCAACATGATAATCACCCATCACACACGAGCATTAGGATTCAGAGCTGGTTTCAAAGGAGGGAAAATATTATTCAGTGCCTTCCATGGCTTCCAAAGTCACCTAATCTGAATCCCACAAAGCATCTTTGGCCTCAACTAgagaagactctgcaagacagtTACCCAAACCCTCCTCCAGGAACTGTGAATGCCCTATGGGTTTTTAGCTTTCCAGCTAAAAAGATACTGTGTGTGACACTTAATGTGAGCAGTGTCCCACTGCTGGTGGCATGTGTAATGTCTACACAGGATGTGATGCCCTCACATGGGGACATAGCTTAGGACACTGCTGCACTTTTCAGAAGTTCATCAGAGTTGACATGAGTTCACATTCACCAAACACAGCATTATTTTTCGTATTGGGGGAGTAGATTTGGTATGTCAGGTCATTCAAGCATCCTCTCAAATCACACATTACACATTGTAACCATGTCTTTTTCATAATGGTCTACTCCAACATCGCCTTCTGCTAACTGTGACTGTTTCCTCATCTCCCAAAGTTCCAGTCACATGCAGTATTGTTCAGATATGTTTACTGTTTCGTTCTGTTTCCCTACGACTCAAATAATGTGTGCTGAAAGACTGCAACACAGGCAAAACCATTATACCATTAATCTCCACCCCATTGACTGTATACACTAAATAGTCTTCTATTGGTGGACCATGTATGTTACAATTTTCCACGTACTTCCACATTTGGTCCACAATTTTGTGGCAGATAAATTGTTCTTCCATGCATCTCAAAGGTTACTTAACAAATGAACTTGAGCTCAGCTGGTACTTCATATCTAATATTTCCTGCTGGACGAACTAATTAATATGGAATGAACTCATTTATGAGCAGATAAAAAATCGAAGTAACTCTTATTTGCAAAAAAATCTGTACTTAGTTTGACTAACAGACAAAATTGCTAGCATTCTCACTCTCTGCTATTGCCTGGGATAATCTTCTGAGCGAATGTAGTTGAGGACAGTTAAATGTTTTGTTGTTAGAAAATaagcaataaaaatattgtgtgaaatTGGTACACAAACATATTGCTATGAACTCCTTATAATGTCAAATTCACACACATTACAGCCTATTAATTTACTTAATAATTTTGTTCATAGCAAGCAGTAAATTGGCTTCAGTTGAACTATGATAGGCATGCTCACAAAACaagataaagaaataatttaaataatttgctTATGGATATACCTCTGTCTAAGATACAAAATGGACACAAAAATTTAAGGATGGGTAGTAGTCTGCAAGTGATTATTGATAATAACCCTTCTTTTGTGGTTCACTTCTGCTTAAGAGTTTAATACAACTGTGACACTAATGgtagttgagtgtgtgtgtgtgtgtgtgtgtgtgtgtgtgtgtgtgtgtgatattcagTATTATACATTATTCTGTTATCCACCAGGCTTCACAGTTTGAGTGAACTGCAGATCATCATGTTGGGCATATGAATCCCGATTGCTTATGCAAGTTGTTCTGCCTCTAGTGGAGCTTTGTCTTCGATTTCTATGTCCACATGCTTGTCATAATTGTTGTATTCTTTTACTTTTACTAGAAATTTGTCAactgtcccccttcctctccagtTCATTGCATGTCATGAATTCTCATGTAAAGCTGCATTCCGTTGATGGTCCATCAGTGAAAGTGGAACATTTTCAACGACTACAGGTCTATACATAATAATTACTTCACAGTTAAAAGCTTCTGCAGGTGCACAAATTATAAAGACAGTCTGTTTTGCTCCTAATCTTTGAATGGCTGTGTATGGTAACTGTTCTTTTAGTGTGCAGAGATTTAGCATTCTCGATTTTTAATCTTTTTTTCAGATTTCGATGGTGATGATATGTTGGGAGTATCAGATCTGAGAAAGGTTGTGGAACGTTTGACAGGGCCACAACGGCTAAGTGAACAGGATATGCAGCACCTTATACAAAATATCCTAGAAGAAGCTGACTTGGATGATGATGGTGCATTGTCATTTGCAGAATTTGAGCACATCATATCAAAATCATCTGATTTTGCCAAGTAAGTTACATATTCACTTGCTTGATTATTGGTTTCAGTGATGGGCATAGGAGGATCTGTGTCATTTGGGGACGTGGAGGGGATGTTTTTCATTTGAGATATTGTAGACGTGGTCCATGCCATGTAGAATAATATTATTACAGCTTGTATCATTGTAATTTATTCATTGTATCCTTGGAGTAGGTATAATGTTTAGTAAACTTTGAAGTTCACACAGTGCTGTCAATGGTTCCCAGAAGACATGTGAACAAAATTGTGTAGATATTCAGACTTTGTGTTAATACAGTTATGTGTGAAGGGCAGGAAGTTTTGTTCAACTGTGGCACCCCGAGAGATTTTAATATAATATTGAAATAATGATTTATATAAAACTTTTGTCATAATATATGACAAATGTAGGGG is from Schistocerca cancellata isolate TAMUIC-IGC-003103 chromosome 6, iqSchCanc2.1, whole genome shotgun sequence and encodes:
- the LOC126191504 gene encoding calcium and integrin-binding protein 1-like — its product is MGQGKSQFTEEELQDYQDLTYFTKKEVLYAHQKFKSLAPEKVGHNKNAKLPMSKILQYPELRVNPFGDRICRIFSSSHDGDCTFEDFLDMMSVFSDEAPKAVKAEHAFRIFDFDGDDMLGVSDLRKVVERLTGPQRLSEQDMQHLIQNILEEADLDDDGALSFAEFEHIISKSSDFANAFRIRL